In one Elephas maximus indicus isolate mEleMax1 chromosome 9, mEleMax1 primary haplotype, whole genome shotgun sequence genomic region, the following are encoded:
- the LOC126083217 gene encoding olfactory receptor 13C7 has translation MESANQTSSVTEFVLLGLSAHPKLEKMFFVLILLMYLVILLGNGVLILVTVSVPRLHTPMYFFLGNLSFLDICYTTSSVPLILDSFLTPRKTIPFSACAVQMFLSFAMGATECVLLGMMAFDRYLAICNPLRYPVIMSKVVYVPMAANCWAAGSGASIVQTSLAMRLPFCGNNIINHFTCEILAVLKLACADISINMISMGVTNVIFLGVPVLFIFVSYIFILTTILRIPSAEGRKKAFSTCSAHLTVVVVFYGTILFMYGKPKSTDPLGTDKQDISDKLISLFYGVVTPMLNPIIYSLRNKDVKATVRNLVFQKHFTQ, from the coding sequence ATGGAAAGTGCTAATCAGACCTCATCTGTGACAGAGTTTGTTCTCCTGGGACTCTCAGCTCACccaaagctggagaaaatgttCTTTGTGCTCATCCTCCTGATGTATCTGGTGATCCTGCTGGGCAATGGGGTCCTCATCCTGGTGACTGTGTCTGTCCCCCGCCTGCACAcgcccatgtacttcttcctgggGAACCTCTCCTTCCTGGACATCTGCTACACAACCTCCTCAGTCCCCCTTATTCTTGACAGCTTCCTCACTCCCAGGAAAACCATCCCCTTCTCAGCCTGTGCTGTGCAGATGTTTCTCTCCTTTGCCATGGGAGCCACAGAGTGTGTGCTTCTGGGCATGATGGCATTTGATCGCTATTTGGCTATCTGCAACCCCCTTAGATACCCTGTCATTATGAGCAAGGTGGTCTATGTGCCCATGGCTGCCAACTGCTGGGCAGCTGGAAGTGGTGCCTCCATTGTTCAAACCTCTCTGGCAATGAGGCTGCCCTTCTGTGGGAACAACATCATCAACCACTTCACCTGTGAAATCCTGGCTGTCCTGAAGTTAGCCTGTGCTGACATCTCCATTAACATGATAAGCATGGGAGTGACAAATGTGATCTTCCTGGGAGTCCCAGTACTGTTTATCTTTGTCTCCTACATCTTCATACTCACCACCATCCTGAGGATCCCCTCagcagagggaaggaaaaaggccttctccacctgctctGCCCACCTCACAGTTGTGGTTGTCTTCTATGGGACCATCCTCTTCATGTATGGGAAGCCCAAGTCTACGGACCCACTGGGGACAGACAAGCAGGACATTTCAGACAAGCTCATCTCCCTCTTCTATGGGGTGGTGACCCCCATGCTCAACCCCatcatctacagcctgagaaacaAGGATGTGAAGGCCACTGTGAGGAATCTGGTATTTCAGAAACACTTCACCCAGTAA